From the genome of Halomonas sp. LR3S48:
GAGTTCGAGACCTTCGTCACCGAGCAGATCAACGACATCGAGACTCTCTCCAAGGATATCGGGCTGATTCAGTAATGACATTCAACGACCGCATTTTCGGTGTTCTGCTGATTGCCCTGGCCGTCGCGTACGGCTGGGGCGCCAGCCAGTTTCCCGAACCGTTCGGTGGGTCCGAGGCGATCGGACCCGATACCTTTCCTACACTGCTGGCCGTGGTGCTGGGGCTGTCGAGCCTCTACCTGATCGTACGGCCTGACCCGGACAATGCCTGGCCCTGGAGCCGTACCGGCGTCGAGCTGGTCGTCGCCGTGGTCGTGCTGGTGTTCTACGCCATGCTGCTCGAGCCGCTCGGCTTCATCATCAGCACCACGCTGGCCGTGGGCACCCTGTGTTGGCGCATGGGGGCCGAGCCGCTGCGCGCCTACCTGGTCGGGGCGGTAGCGGGCGTGGTGGTCTTCCTGCTGTTCAACTTCGCCCTCGACCTCGCGCTGCCGCTGGGTCTGCTCTCGTTCCTGGAGGTGAGCTGATGGAAACCCTCGGCTTTCTGATCGATGGCTTCGGGGTGGCGCTCGCCCCGCATAACCTGATGTTCGCCCTGATGGGGGCCTTCCTCGGGACCCTTATCGGGGCACTGCCGGGCCTCGGGCCGGCCAACGGGGTGGCGATCCTGATCCCGCTGGCCTTCTCCCTGGGGCTGGCGCCGGAAACGGCGATGATCATGCTCACGGCGGTCTATGCCGGGGCCATGTACGGCGGGCGGATCTCCTCGATTCTGCTCAATATTCCCGGCGACGAGCCGGCCATGATGACCTGCCTCGACGGCTACCCCATGGCCCAGC
Proteins encoded in this window:
- a CDS encoding tripartite tricarboxylate transporter TctB family protein, whose amino-acid sequence is MTFNDRIFGVLLIALAVAYGWGASQFPEPFGGSEAIGPDTFPTLLAVVLGLSSLYLIVRPDPDNAWPWSRTGVELVVAVVVLVFYAMLLEPLGFIISTTLAVGTLCWRMGAEPLRAYLVGAVAGVVVFLLFNFALDLALPLGLLSFLEVS